In the genome of Deltaproteobacteria bacterium, the window GAGATCTACGATGTCATAGACGTACTCGTCCACCGGAATTGTTCCGTAACCTTCAACATATTTTCCTCCCCGGTGGCTTATACGGGGGGGCTCAGGCATGACGGGACCTCACTGTTGCGAACCCGTCGCACCATGATGGATTTGCTGAAACGGTATCCAGAAAACATACTGTTTTCAGCCTACAATGTTGTGGCCCACACTGAACACGCCGGGCTTCACACGCTTTACGGCTGTTCGTATCCCCGGATGAACACTTCCACCGACATAGGTCTTGGCCGATCTTTCCGTCAATACCGGACGGATCTCTCTTGGGACCGACGTGTCGCCTGCTGTGTTCCGGATACGGACTGCGAAGATTGTCGGCATTACGCCGCCGGCAGCGCTGTGGTCACCGCCCGTCTACATCGTCATGTGGTTGATCCGGAAACCTTCAGCTCTTGGCTGGATTATGTAGATACCTACCTGGCTGTTTGGGTAATGGGTTATGTGAAGGGGAGAAACCTCTGCGATAAAATGGTAGAACCACCCGGTAAAGTTTGTTCGGATTAGTAACCACTCGTATCGTCATGTTTTTATGATAAAATAGCGGATGAAATACCATCATATCTTATGAAAACGATTAGTTCCTTATTGGATGCGGCTTGGCATGAGCGTTACCGGAACATTGCACGCCTGAATATCCGCAGCTCCATTTACGATGTGACCAACCAGTGCAATCTGCGCTGTAAGGGATGTTTTTTCTTTTCTTCCAACGAACATATGGCGGCGTCCGATGAAATGGACCTGACGAAGTGGTACGCTTTTGTTGCCGAGGAAAAAGGGCGGGGTGTCAATCTTGCCATACTGATCGGTGGCGAGCCGACACTTTATCTGGACCGGGTCGAGGCGTTCTACCAACAGCTTCCGACCTACTGTGCTACCAATGGGCAAATAAAGATCCCGCGGGACCGCTTTCCTGATATGATGGTGGGCATTTCACTTTGGGGAGACGCGGAAGACGAAATAATGCTTCGGGGGAAAGATACGTTTGCCGTATCGCGACGACATTATGAGGGGGACCCGTATACTTACTATCTCTACACCATTACGCCGAAACAGGTTGGCCGTATCGAGTCGGTGGTCAAAAAAATAGCCGACGCGGGCTTGAAAGTTCACTTTCAGCTCCTGACGAATGATGAGGGTGTCGAAGGGTTTTCCTGGAATGAGGATAAATTGCGCGATGTGCGAAGCGAGATGGACGACATGCTTGACCGTTACCCACGAACGGTTGTCTCCTGCCGTTATTATCATGAGATCATCACAACAGGTAAAATGATGGGACGGACGTTCGGGTGGAATGAATGTCCCTCCGTGACGGAACCGCTTGACACGCGGAATCCCCGACCAAAACGGCTCATTCATTTTATCCGTTGGGCTTCCGACCTTCAGACCATGCATCGGTGCTGTACTTCCGAAACGCGGGACTGTTCCACCTGCAAGGATGGGGCAGCCCATATGAGTTGGGTGATGGTGAACAAGCGTGAACATCTGCGTTCGACAGAGGATCTCCAAAATTGGATCGAAGTATACGAGATGTTTGCCAAGTTGTATCGTTTCATCCCCTGGTAGTTTCCCTTCATGAGTGTCTTGGCAAAGGGAAAAGCGGGGAAAAGACGGCCGGTGATTCTGGGTTATGATGCTGTGTCTCCCCTGGGACTGGATCTGACGGAGCAATGGGAGCAGGCATCGGCGGGATGCAGTGGTATCGGCCCCCTGACACGTTTCCCCTTGCGCGAGGGCTTTCCCGTTCGAATTGCCGGAGAAGTGGGCGCCATAGATACCGGGGCCTACCCTTTCCTTGTCTCCCGTGATATGTCCCAATGGACATCACCCCTATTTCCCTACGCCATGCTGGTGGTCCATCGGGCATTGCAAATGAGCGGCATAGAAATTACCCCGTCCATCGCACCCCGTACGGCCATCACCTTCAGTTCGGCCATCGGCGGTCTCGACGCGGTCCTGAAGGCTGACCGGCGGCTGGTTTCGGATGGCAGGTTGCCTCATCCGTTTACGAACCCCAACGCCTGCATTAACATGGTGGGAGGGAAGATATCGATTATGACCGGCGCGACGGGTCCAATCACGGCAACCATCACTGCCTGTGCCACCGGTTGCACCTCCATGATTATGGGAGCGCTCCTTATCGCGCAGGGCATGGCCGATATCGCCATCTGCGGTGCCGTCGATTTTCCTCTGGTGGAACCGATTGTGGCCGGGTTTGCCACGATGAATGGGGCATACCGTCCGAAGGAAGGTGCACCGGAGGAGGCTCCGGAGGGGGCCAGTCGGCCTTTTTCACGTAACCGGCGCGGATTCGTGGTATCAGAAGGGGCCGGTTGCATCATCATGGCCGCTCCGGATTTTGCCGAAGTATACGGACTGCAGCCACTTTTAGAAATGGCGGGCTGGGCCATGACGTCCGACGCCCACCATTTTGTCGCCCCGAACCTTGAAACCGTTCGTCGCTGCATTGCTGACAGCCTCAGCGATGCCGGCTTGCAAGCGGAGGATATTGATGCCATCAATGCCCACGGCACGTCGACCAAGGTAGGTGACAGGGTCGAATGGAGAGCCTTGCGTGATGTATTCGGGCCGGACATTCCCCCGGTTACGGCCAATAAATCCCAGACGGGACATGCAATGGGGGCCTCTTCCGCCATTGAGACGATCCTGGCCATGGAGAGTATGCGTAACGGACAGATTCTGCCGACGATCAATTACCAGGCGGATCTGGAGCTTCCCATTGATTGCGTGACCCAGGGCACACGGAACCTGGAGCAGGAATACGTCCTGAAGAATGCCTTTGGTTTCGGCGGTTGCAATAACTGCCTGATTTTGCACAGAATCGTTTGACCCACTGTTGCAAAACGGATAGGAAGATCAATCTATGAGGGCGCCATTAAATAGACGGGTTTTTGTCATTGGCTACGGTGCGGCGACGCCTCTGGGGAGAACCTTTTCCCTGAGCTGGCAGCGGGCAATAAAGG includes:
- a CDS encoding radical SAM protein — translated: MNNTGNIAAATADIGNRKWKFAELLAEPDIALRWEKVRKYFFLRESTYDMTNRCNMRCDGCYYYEGEKQFAPENCDPEAWRRLMREERSRGITYVVLAGAEPSLVPELLEVCYQEIPLGCIATNGLIRIPESVDYRIHISVWGNDETSFRTRRAKNLLERQIDNYAGDPRAVFVYTFTHDNIEEIYDVIDVLVHRNCSVTFNIFSSPVAYTGGLRHDGTSLLRTRRTMMDLLKRYPENILFSAYNVVAHTEHAGLHTLYGCSYPRMNTSTDIGLGRSFRQYRTDLSWDRRVACCVPDTDCEDCRHYAAGSAVVTARLHRHVVDPETFSSWLDYVDTYLAVWVMGYVKGRNLCDKMVEPPGKVCSD
- a CDS encoding beta-ketoacyl-[acyl-carrier-protein] synthase family protein, whose translation is MSVLAKGKAGKRRPVILGYDAVSPLGLDLTEQWEQASAGCSGIGPLTRFPLREGFPVRIAGEVGAIDTGAYPFLVSRDMSQWTSPLFPYAMLVVHRALQMSGIEITPSIAPRTAITFSSAIGGLDAVLKADRRLVSDGRLPHPFTNPNACINMVGGKISIMTGATGPITATITACATGCTSMIMGALLIAQGMADIAICGAVDFPLVEPIVAGFATMNGAYRPKEGAPEEAPEGASRPFSRNRRGFVVSEGAGCIIMAAPDFAEVYGLQPLLEMAGWAMTSDAHHFVAPNLETVRRCIADSLSDAGLQAEDIDAINAHGTSTKVGDRVEWRALRDVFGPDIPPVTANKSQTGHAMGASSAIETILAMESMRNGQILPTINYQADLELPIDCVTQGTRNLEQEYVLKNAFGFGGCNNCLILHRIV
- a CDS encoding radical SAM protein codes for the protein MKTISSLLDAAWHERYRNIARLNIRSSIYDVTNQCNLRCKGCFFFSSNEHMAASDEMDLTKWYAFVAEEKGRGVNLAILIGGEPTLYLDRVEAFYQQLPTYCATNGQIKIPRDRFPDMMVGISLWGDAEDEIMLRGKDTFAVSRRHYEGDPYTYYLYTITPKQVGRIESVVKKIADAGLKVHFQLLTNDEGVEGFSWNEDKLRDVRSEMDDMLDRYPRTVVSCRYYHEIITTGKMMGRTFGWNECPSVTEPLDTRNPRPKRLIHFIRWASDLQTMHRCCTSETRDCSTCKDGAAHMSWVMVNKREHLRSTEDLQNWIEVYEMFAKLYRFIPW